In a single window of the Saccharothrix australiensis genome:
- the argG gene encoding argininosuccinate synthase, which translates to MSKVLSELPVGERIGIAFSGGLDTSVAVAWMRERGAVPYAYTADVGQYDEPDLDAVPARGLAYGAERARLIDCRAALVEEGLAALACGAFHIRSAGQAYFNTTPLGRAVVGTLLVQAMRVDDVSIWGDGSTFKGNDIERFYRYGLLANPGLRIYKPWLDREFVTELGGRHEMSAWLEERDLPYRDSAEKAYSTDANIWGATHEAKRLEHLDTSMEIVSPIMGVPFWDPEVDIPTEDVTVEFERGRPVRINGHAFSSEVELVREANAIGGRHGLGMSDQIENRIIEAKSRGIYEAPGMALLHIAYERLLNAIHNEDTVAMYHVEGRRLGRLLYEGRWFDPQALMLRESLQRWIGYPITGGVTLRLRRGQDYTVLDTQGPLLSYHPEKLSMERSHDPAFSPDDRIGQLTMRNLDIADSRSKLEQYTADGRLTAWNGLIGQLPPGGAAAIADAGEPEEAVVPDALDRAAIESGTD; encoded by the coding sequence GCCGACGTCGGCCAGTACGACGAGCCGGACCTCGACGCCGTGCCCGCGCGCGGCCTCGCCTACGGCGCCGAGCGCGCGCGGCTGATCGACTGCCGCGCGGCGCTGGTCGAGGAGGGGCTGGCCGCGCTGGCGTGCGGCGCGTTCCACATCCGGTCCGCCGGGCAGGCGTACTTCAACACCACGCCGCTGGGCCGGGCCGTGGTGGGCACCCTGCTGGTGCAGGCGATGCGCGTCGACGACGTCTCCATCTGGGGCGACGGTTCCACCTTCAAGGGCAACGACATCGAGCGGTTCTACCGCTACGGGCTGCTCGCCAACCCCGGCCTGCGGATCTACAAGCCGTGGCTGGACCGGGAGTTCGTCACCGAGCTCGGCGGCAGGCACGAGATGTCCGCCTGGCTGGAGGAGCGCGACCTGCCCTACCGCGACTCCGCCGAGAAGGCGTACTCCACCGACGCGAACATCTGGGGCGCGACGCACGAGGCCAAGCGCCTGGAGCACCTCGACACGTCGATGGAGATCGTGTCCCCGATCATGGGCGTCCCGTTCTGGGACCCCGAGGTGGACATCCCCACCGAGGACGTCACCGTGGAGTTCGAGCGCGGGCGGCCGGTCCGGATCAACGGCCACGCGTTCAGCTCCGAGGTGGAGCTGGTGCGCGAGGCGAACGCGATCGGCGGCCGGCACGGGCTCGGCATGTCGGACCAGATCGAGAACCGCATCATCGAGGCCAAGAGCCGCGGCATCTACGAGGCGCCCGGTATGGCGCTGCTGCACATCGCCTACGAGCGGCTGCTCAACGCCATCCACAACGAGGACACCGTCGCGATGTACCACGTGGAGGGGCGCCGGCTCGGGCGGCTGCTCTACGAGGGCCGCTGGTTCGACCCGCAGGCGCTCATGCTCCGCGAGAGCCTCCAGCGCTGGATCGGCTACCCGATCACCGGCGGCGTCACGCTGCGCCTGCGCCGGGGCCAGGACTACACGGTGCTCGACACGCAGGGCCCGCTGCTGAGCTACCACCCCGAGAAGCTGTCGATGGAGCGCAGCCACGACCCGGCGTTCAGCCCGGACGACCGGATCGGCCAGCTCACCATGCGCAACCTCGACATCGCGGACTCGCGCAGCAAGCTGGAGCAGTACACCGCCGACGGCAGGCTCACCGCGTGGAACGGGCTGATCGGCCAGCTGCCGCCCGGCGGCGCGGCGGCCATCGCCGACGCGGGCGAGCCCGAGGAAGCGGTCGTGCCGGACGCGCTCGACCGCGCGGCGATCGAGTCCGGCACGGACTGA